The Candidatus Defluviibacterium haderslevense DNA window AATAAAATTGTAATGTCATTTTTTAATATTGGTATTCATACTTGTAAAAATATTAAACAAATAAATGATATTTCAAAATCTAATTTATTTAAAATGGTAATTGAAAAATTCACTGAAGACTTAAATGAATTTTTTGATATAGATGGTGAAATTCAATATTTAGGGCTAAATTTTAAAAGTCCTAATTTGAAAACTTCTACATTTGACCGCAATTTAAACCTTAGAATAGGTTTACACCTTGATAGTTGGGACAGAAAAAAATTGAATGATAGGGAGAATTCAAGAAATAGAATTTGTATTAATTTAGGCAAAGAAGTAAGGCATTTTATATTCTTAAATAAGAAAATTATTGAACTTATAGATGATTTAGAAATTGACAATTTTGATCTTAGAGGTGGTTCTGAACTAGGGCGATTATATCTGAGGAAATACCCAAATCAACAAATTACAAAATTAAATATTTATCCTGGAGAGGCTTATATTGCACCTACTGAAAATATAATTCATGATGCCACTACATTAAATAAAGCATTTCCTGACATTACTTTGTCGTTAATTGGTAACTTCTGGGTTAAAAAGGATCTATTTAGATAATTTCCAAAATAGTTCCAGTAAGATAATTTTCTACCAACCAACAAAGTAATTATTATTAATTAGTTGAAAATAAAATAATTACAAATTATTTAAATATATATATTTATTATCTTTTCAATTTAACAAATTTTTATCATAGCTTAGCATCCTTAAATTGGGGGATAGGAATTAGAGATGCAAGTTTTGAAATACCTTAGATGTATATCATTTTAGCTTAGACTTTTTTTTAAATTTAAACTAATTATATGGAAAACATTTCAAAAGAAACTTTAGGTGCTGCATTGATTCAGACAGGAAAACCAGCACTTATTCGAGTCGCTGAACGATTGATTAATGAATCAAACAAGTCATTTTGTGATCACACAGATTACTCCGCATTCGTAGATTCACCTTTATAATTGTCATCAATATGGAAAACAAGTCAAAAGAAACTTTAGGTGCTGCATTGATTCAGACAGGAAAACCAGCACTTATTCGAGTCGCTGAACGATTGATTAATGAAGATGCAAACTCATCAAATGATCATACTGAATTTTCAAATCATGTGAATTCTGATTAGTTTTAACTTTCACTTATGATATTAAAATAGTAGAAGCTTAAACTAATGACTGGCTCAAAAATCAAAGTTTTTCTCCTAAAGGTTAAAGCAAGATGTAATATAAATTGTTCATATTGTTATGAATATAATTCTAGTGATCAATCCTGGAGGGGAAAAACCAGGTACAATGTCAAACCATACACTTATTTCTACTGTAAAAAGAATATCGGAATATGTGCAGGAGAAAGATTTAAAGGCTATTAATGTTGTTTTTCATGGAGGGGAACCATTACTTGTTCCACTTGAGTTTTTTTCTAAAGCAGTAGATTTATTTCGAAACATGATATCAAACACATGTTCAATTAAATTTTCCCTCCAAACGAATGGCATTTTAATAACAAAACAAATTTTAGATGAATTTATTCGATTAGGAATTAAAGTGGGAATTAGTATTGATGGAACAAAAGAAAGTAATGATAAATATCGTGTTGATTTCAAAGGCAATTCGACTTTTGATGATGTTATGAAGGGTATTGATTTACTAAACAGAGAAAAGTACATTAAAATAAATGGTGGAGTCCTTACTGTAATAAATCCAAGTAATCCAGCATTGGAAACTTACAGATTTTTAAAAAGCCTTGAAGTTCCCGCAATTGATTTTTTAATGCCTCACCATAATTATATAGATAAACCATGTTTCCCTTTAGGGGAATCTAATGGTAGTATATCTAATTGGTTAATTACTGTTTTTGATGAATGGTATGAAAATGGTGATGCTATTTCTATTAGAATATTTGAGCATATTATTCATTTACTTTTAGGCGGTATTTATGCTGTAGAAAACTTAGGACTCGCACCAATTGAGTTAATCGTAATTCAAACCGATGGGGCCTACGAAGCAGTGGACAGTCTTAAATCAACATTTGATGGTGCCATATACACTGGCAAAAATGTATTCGAACATTCTTTTGACGAGGCGATTTCTCATTATTTAATTGGTTCACGATTAGATAGAGTAAATAATTTGTGCGTTGAATGTCTTAAGTGTGATGTTGTGAAAATTTGTGGAGGCGGTTACATACCTCATAGATATTCTGAAAATGGCTTTATGAATCCATCAGTCTATTGTGAAGATTTATATCGATTAATTCATCATATTAAAGTGAAAATATCACAAATTAAAGGTATCTCTCAACATACGGAATTGGTTGCACAGCCAATAAATCATTGATTTTCAATTGCTGTTGAATATTCCCTAATTTGAAAATAATTTATTGATTTGAATTGGTTTATCAAATTTTACTAATTTAGCAATCAATTAATTGAGAAATCCAGAGGTTTATGCTATAATCTCTAAATGTGCCCTATATGGAATGATCAAATTTCTAATAGATCCGAAAAGCGATTACTACTAAATTTTATAAACCAATTCATCTTAGAGGAGAAGTACAATAAGTATCCAATTGATAGAAAAGCTATATTTAAATTACTTCAACATGAGTGGTATCAATTGGCAATAGAATTAAGTATTATACCTCCAAAACAAAATAAAAATGAGATTTACAATTTAGTAAAAACTAGTATTCAATCATTATCAAAACTTCCTGTTGGATTTGGCTCAACGCCCAATTTAATGCACAAGTTGGAAAGTGGTTCTAAGGGTACTGATTGCCTTGGAGCGACATTAATTTTAAGCAGTATTTTGGACCATAATAAAATTACATATAAATTCATATCACCTGTCGGTCATATTGCAATACTTGCATTTCTAAATAACAAAATTTACTATTTAGACGCAAGAAATAATGTTATTTTACTGCTTAAAGGATTTATACACTCAATTTTAAGTGAATCTAAATATTTTTACAAACTAAATTTTTCAACACCATTTACCATTAATTTCTATTCTTTTGGATTCATTTATAAAAGAAAGGAAGATGTATTGACAGCTATAGTATCTAACATAGGTGTTTTGAATAATTTATGTCTTGGTAACAAACTTGGCACTTCTATGGAAGTAGAAAAGCAAATGAAAGCCGCAATATCTATTAAAAAAGAACTTTTAGGTATGGATGTAAGAAGGGCTACGAGCTTATTCAATAAAGATTTCTTATATTATCAAAAAGCAAATAATGATATTATTTCTAATGAGAAAAATAGACTAAAAAAAATTGGATTTTATAAAATAAGCAAGGCATCATAAGTAGTTGATACATTCAAAATTTATAAATCATTCAATATTAATAAGCTTAGCAATATTTCCATCACATAAAGCCCTAAATTTTTTACCTATAATATTTTCTTTCATAAAGTCGCCAACATAAATGTAATTATATTTGTCTCGTGCTTTTCCAAATGGAGGCAAATCAGTTGGGGAATGGGACAATTTAAAGCAATTCTGTCTGTGAAGAAAAACTACCT harbors:
- a CDS encoding radical SAM protein, with product MNIILVINPGGEKPGTMSNHTLISTVKRISEYVQEKDLKAINVVFHGGEPLLVPLEFFSKAVDLFRNMISNTCSIKFSLQTNGILITKQILDEFIRLGIKVGISIDGTKESNDKYRVDFKGNSTFDDVMKGIDLLNREKYIKINGGVLTVINPSNPALETYRFLKSLEVPAIDFLMPHHNYIDKPCFPLGESNGSISNWLITVFDEWYENGDAISIRIFEHIIHLLLGGIYAVENLGLAPIELIVIQTDGAYEAVDSLKSTFDGAIYTGKNVFEHSFDEAISHYLIGSRLDRVNNLCVECLKCDVVKICGGGYIPHRYSENGFMNPSVYCEDLYRLIHHIKVKISQIKGISQHTELVAQPINH